GATCTTAATCTATAGAGTTGTTAATCGAAATAAAAGTAATCACGAATATTCAAAATTTCTTTTACAATTTAAATGTCAATTTCACCTTCGTATATAGAATGATTTCTTTTAATTGAATTTGAATGGACCAAATTGAATTCAAATTAAAAATGAATCTCGTGATTGGAATATGGTGAGTTCACTGACTTTAATTAGAGATGAGCTTTGGTTTTCTTAACAAATAAATGGAGAAGATACAAAGCGAATAACGGATATGGCGAATATTTTAGATTCAATGTTAAATGAAGAAATCTTATTGAGCTTGATAAGATTTGGAGCGGGCTTTGCCTTAGTCCTGGGAATTGGAAGTTGGATTCGTGCGAACAGACAGATCGATTATCTGGTATCGACCGTCTTGGTATTGACGGCGATTTTTCAGTTCGTCGACGAATCGAGCCTGAATTGGGTCACTCTTCCCTGGCTTCGTAAATTTCTCTTTTTGATCGATATCATCGCTTTAGCCGCAAGCGGCACGATCGTATTTCTGATCTCAACGATGATCTTTAAGAAGTTTTCGACCCTTCCTCTCATCTATTATTGGAATCTGTTGGGGCCTTTTATTCTCGCGCTGCCGATCGCGACGTTTTACGAGCAACAAGGCACTCAAGAGCTGGAATTCTTCTTATTTGCGGCCGATTTGTATGTTTTCGTCTATTTCGTAATTGCGGTAGCCAATGTATTTATCGACAAAAAATACGAATCTTCTTCGTTCAGTTTTCGGACAATTCTTACGCTGGTGATCTTGATTTCGCTGTGTATTCCCTTGGAAATCCTCGGAATCGTGTTTGAAAACAAGATTCTCGTGCTTCTTTCCAGCGTCCACACCACGTTTGCGGTCGTTTTTTACTACTTTCTGACTCTCATCCATCCGAATCTTTTGGATTTTTTAACGATCGAACCCGGCAAAAACCTAGTCAAACGTTCCCTTTTACACGACGTAGACATCAACGCGTTGGAAGAAAAACTCGCGCATATCATCAAAGAGGAAAGAATTTATTTGGATGAAGACATCCGCCTCCCCGACGTTTCGGAAGAACTCGGAATTTCCGTTCATCAGCTTTCCTTTTTTCTGAATAATCATCTTGGAATCAATTTCAACAACTATATCAATCGTTTCCGGGTGGAAGAAGCCAAGTCGATGTTGTTGAACGACCCGGCTCGTTCGGTTGTTTCGGTCGGAATCGCCGTCGGTTTCAATTCCAATTCTTCTTTTTATAAGGCTTTTTTAAAGGAGACGGGAATGTCACCGAAACAGTTTCGGGAAACTCAGCCCAAAGTGCTTCACTTTCAGTCTTCATCGGCGGACATTCAATTTAGAAATTAAGAATCCGGGAAAAGAATTGTATACGGAGCTTCCGGCAAACAAGGGTCATACGATTGTGACCCCGGTTCGCCGAGTTTTTTTCTACGAGTTGTTATACGATCCTACTTCAGATTAAATTAAATTCTAAAATGGCATATATGATATTTATAATTTTCCTTTTTTAGAATTATATTTACCGATGACCGGACGGGATCCGGCGGGTTATACTCGATGGAACGCAATACAAAGATAGAACGATTCTATTGCAAGGGATGATTTCGAATGTTTAATTTCAATAACTTCTCCGAGATTGTATCTTCTCTATTTTTTTCCGAGATTCATCTGTTCTACGCGCACGCGGCCGGCGTCGGAACGGGAATCGTGATGGCGATCGTAAAACTGTATTCGGGCAAAAGGGACGAATTCAGTAAGGCCTATGGAACGATTCTTCTCAGCGTCAGCATCTTTTTGATGGTGAACAACAAGGTCATCTTCCCGCAGGAATCGGACCCGCGATTGGAAAAAGATCCTCTCTTTCTAGGAATTTATTTCGGTCTTGTTCTGTATGCGTCTTCCGCGGTTTTGATTTGTATCCGTTTCGTCCTCGATCGCCTACACAACCCTTGGTTTTACTGCAAGCGACTGATCGTAATCATCCCGATTGCGATGGGAAGCGCCTTCGCGGTTCCAGGAACGATTTTCATTTGTATTTGCGATTCGATCGCGGTTTCTCTGATGTCTTACACGACCGTTTGGTCCATCATAGAAATTCGATCTTCCGCAAAGCCCCGTGTTTTCTTTAACTTTCCTTTTATTACCTCTGCGATTACGCTTTCGCTGATTTTGGACTTGCTCGGAACCGTTCTGCATTCCACGAGAATTCTGATGTTTTCCGAGCTGATTCCGGGAATTATGATCGCGTATATCACTTTGATCGAACGGTTTTATCCGATTCTTTTCAGCCGCGCGTATGGAGAATCGAACAAGGAGTTTGTGGACAGTCATTCGTTGGTTGATTCTCCCGTGGAAGATCTGATGGAATCGGAGATGCTTTCGGAAGGTTCTAGAAACATTTTAGAAGGAGTGGAACTGGAGAAGATCGAAGAAAGAATCAATTCCTTTCTTCAAGTGAGAGGTTACGCGGACGAAGAGTTGCGTTTGCCGGACTTTGCTTCCTATCTCGGACTTTCCACGCACCAAGCTTCGTATTATCTCAACAAACACATGTCCATGAAGTTTGCGGACTTCTTGAACATGAATCGGATCGAAGACGTTAAACGGAATCTAAGAAACAAGTCTCATATGAATTTATTGCAGATCGCTTTAGAATGCGGGTTCAACTCCGCTTCTTCCTTTCATCGAGCTTGTGTTAAATTTACGGGGAAGTCTCCGAGAGAATTTCGAAAACTAATCAATTCTCAGAATTGAAAATTCGTTTCAAAAAACGCAAACGCGGGCAATCCATTGTTTGCGTCGTGTGATCCTTTCGCTTAAAACGAATCCGATCCATACTACACGTTAGTTGTCTTTTCTCTCAATTAAACAAAGCGCTTTGACGATTTAGTCCTTTTGGTTTAAGCGAATACACATCTTCGCCATTCCATCGACATGAACGAACGAAAGAATTCTTCCTTTTTTTCAAAGAAGCATCCTCGATTTTTTTGGTCCGAAAAAACGATCCAAATTCATGGCTTTAGAAAAACTTATCAGGTTATAACGCGAGCGGAAATCCCGCTCTTTTTAGAATAAATTTACGTGTATATAGAAAGGATGTTGGATGTCTTGATTCTCTTCTCCGTTTTCAGGAAAAGGAAGCAGTTTCGATTTTGAATCCAAGTTGGATCTCGGGGATTTCCCGATTCTTTCTTCGGAGAATGAATCGATTTTCTTTAGAGAAATCGCACGGAAACCATTCCGTTCGTAAATCATCCAACAAGCGGTTCCAATTCTTTTGAGTCATTTTTTTATTTTTGGATGGATCATTGCAGGAAGTAGGTAAAAAATTTATGAAAGAAAAACATCGATTCAATTCGTTCCAGAGTCGGATTCTTACATTCTTTTTTTGGAAAAGAAATCGCTTCCCCTTGAGAAGCCGCACACCGCTCGTCCTTTCTCCGTTGTTATTCATTTTCCTTTCAATCCATTGTTTAGGAAGTTCGAATTCTTTTAGTTTCAAAGGTTTTTTCGGTCCGATGAATCTTTTTCAATCACCGACAGATCCACTTTCTCTCAATTATTCTTCAAGTCCTTATGTTCTTACGAAAGACGCGCCGATCGCTACGATCCAACCCAGCACCGCGGGGTTGATCGAACAATGTTCCGCAAGCCCCGCGCTCCCGGCGGGACTCTCGATTGACGGCAAAACCTGTGCGATTTCAGGAACTCCGACGGTCAACCAAGCGGCGACGAATTACACGATCACCGCCAGCAATTCTTCGCAAAGCAAAACCAGTTCTATTCTTATAAGCGTGAATATGAATCCTCCCGCGGCGTTGAATTTTGCTACGGGCGCTATGGTTTTTACCGTCGGCACTTCCACGTTTGCGCCGATCGTTCCGACCTATACCGGCACAATTACCGCTTGTACTTCGGACATTCCCCTTCCGACGGGATTGAGTCTGAACGCCTCGAATTGCGGAATTTCCGGAAATCCGACCACGCCCCAAGCTGCGACCAATTATACGATTACGGGAAGCAACGCGTTCGGGAACACCAGTACGACGATTTCCATTACGGTAAACCTCGCGCCTCCTTCCGCTTTGAATTACGCGGGAAGTCCGTATGTCTTTACGGAAA
The window above is part of the Leptospira sanjuanensis genome. Proteins encoded here:
- a CDS encoding AraC family transcriptional regulator; this encodes MANILDSMLNEEILLSLIRFGAGFALVLGIGSWIRANRQIDYLVSTVLVLTAIFQFVDESSLNWVTLPWLRKFLFLIDIIALAASGTIVFLISTMIFKKFSTLPLIYYWNLLGPFILALPIATFYEQQGTQELEFFLFAADLYVFVYFVIAVANVFIDKKYESSSFSFRTILTLVILISLCIPLEILGIVFENKILVLLSSVHTTFAVVFYYFLTLIHPNLLDFLTIEPGKNLVKRSLLHDVDINALEEKLAHIIKEERIYLDEDIRLPDVSEELGISVHQLSFFLNNHLGINFNNYINRFRVEEAKSMLLNDPARSVVSVGIAVGFNSNSSFYKAFLKETGMSPKQFRETQPKVLHFQSSSADIQFRN
- a CDS encoding helix-turn-helix domain-containing protein, whose amino-acid sequence is MFNFNNFSEIVSSLFFSEIHLFYAHAAGVGTGIVMAIVKLYSGKRDEFSKAYGTILLSVSIFLMVNNKVIFPQESDPRLEKDPLFLGIYFGLVLYASSAVLICIRFVLDRLHNPWFYCKRLIVIIPIAMGSAFAVPGTIFICICDSIAVSLMSYTTVWSIIEIRSSAKPRVFFNFPFITSAITLSLILDLLGTVLHSTRILMFSELIPGIMIAYITLIERFYPILFSRAYGESNKEFVDSHSLVDSPVEDLMESEMLSEGSRNILEGVELEKIEERINSFLQVRGYADEELRLPDFASYLGLSTHQASYYLNKHMSMKFADFLNMNRIEDVKRNLRNKSHMNLLQIALECGFNSASSFHRACVKFTGKSPREFRKLINSQN